GTACTGTGCACCGACGCCATGTCTAAAGCGGTTATCAATAGAATCGCTGGAGTGATCGTCAGGCCGACACTGGCGATCATTCCGAGCCGGCGTTGCGGCAGATGGTCGACCAGATAACCGGCGAATGGAGCGATGCAGAAAAACGGCAAGATCTCAGCCAGAGCGACCAGACCCAGTAGGAACGGGTTATGGGTAATCTCGTAGATGTGCCAGCCGATCGTCACGGAGACAATCTGGTAGGACAGCGTTGCTGCGATGCGATATGCCAGCACGTAGGCGAAACCAGTGCGGTATAGCAGGGTGCGTAATGTTGGGGTGGATGATGGTGAGGTGCTCATGCGGTGAGTGCTTGTGCTGTGTTGCGAATAAAGTCGAGCATGGCGGCTACACCGTTGTTGCGTGTTGGCGACAGGTGCTTGGCTAGGTCGATGTTGGTGATGTAATTGGAGGGGGTTCCCAGGATCTCGGCGGCACTACGTCCGGAATACACGCGCAGTGCCAGATAGATCAGGCCGGAGACAATAGCCGAGTCGCTGGTCCCATAGAAGTTGAGATGTTCACTATTGCCTTCAGGCACGATCCACACCATTGACTGGCAGCCGTGCAGACGGTGTTCCTCCGTCTTCCAGATCTCGGGGAACAGCGGGAGCTTGCGTCCGAGGTCGATCAGATATTGATAGCGTTCGGACCAATCCCCAAAGCAAGAAAACTCCTCGACAATGGCTGCTTGGGCAGCGGTGGCAGTGGATTCCAGTGGAAATGGATGATCGATCATGGTCTTGATCAGTGCGGCTCCGCGTACGGTGACGATAGGGTGAGATGGCGGTATGCCCGTTGCTCCGAGTCATGATGCGCAGGCTCGATCTTGCAGCGAGACAGCGTCGGCGATGATTCCCGCAGGATCAGCAGGCGCTAAAACGAGGGGATGAAACAAGCCATAAAACGCACTTGCTGATGCATCAAGTGATTGCCGCATGTGTTTGGATGAATCCTTTATGGGTACTGCTTAATCCAGCGTACTCCCTGCGGAGTGTCCTCAAGGACGATACCTGCCGCGGCGAGTTGTGCGCGGATCGCGTCGGCACGGACAAAATCCCGAGCCTGCTTGGCGGTACGGCGTGCCTCGATCAGGGCTTGGATATGCGTTTCGTCGCTGTCGCTGGTGCCTTGGCTGAACCAAGCGTCTGGCGTTTGCTGAAGCAGACCAAGCACGAGTCCGGCACCGAGCAGCTCGGCTTTCAGCCGTGCAAGTGACGTAGCCTCGGCTGATGCGTGATTTTTTGTGTCAGCGAGCCGGATGCGTGCCTCGTTTGCCAGTGTGGCCAGCTCGGCTAATGCCTGTGGCGTGTTCAGATCGTCATCCAAGGCTGCTTCGACGTTTGCCGGGATGGTGGGGTGCGCCGGATAGGCAGCCAAGTCGCGTAGCGTCCCATAAAGCCGATTCAGCGTGCGTACCGACTGTGTGATGAGTGTTTCAGACCAGTCCAGCGGTTTGCGATAGTGTGCCGACAACAGTGCGTAACGCAGTGCTTCGGGCGGATGCTTGGTGGTCAGTGCGTGCACGGTTTCGATGTTGCCTAGCGATTTGCTCATTTTGGCACCGTTGAAATTGAGCATCCCGTTGTGCATCCAGACCCGTGCGAAGGTGGTGCTGCCGTGTGCGCAGCGACTTTGTGCGATTTCGTTTTCGTGGTGCGGAAATTGCAGATCGATCCCGCCGGCGTGGATATCGATGGTCTCACCCAAATGTGCTGCGGCCATTGCTGAGCACTCAATATGCCAGCCCGGGCGGCCGCGCCCCCAGGGCGAGTCCCAACCTGGTAGCGTCTCGTTGGAAGGTTTCCATAGCACGAAATCACTTGGGTCGCGTTTGTAGGGAGCGATCTCGACCCGTGCGCCAGCCAGCATCTCTTCCGGATCCCGGCGTGAGAGCTGCCCATAATCTGGAAAGCTGTTGACCGCGAACAGCACGTGCCCCGCGGCGGCATAGGCGTGCTGGCGTTCGATCAGCCGTTCGATCATGGCGATGATATGTGGGATGTGCGCGGTGGCTTCCGGCTCAATGTCGGGCGGCTCCACGCCGAGTTTTCTCATATCCCTGCGGTAAGCAGCGGAGAAGCGTTCAGTGATGGCCGAAATAGGAAGGCCCTGTTCCTGCGCAGCGGCGTTGATCTTGTCATCCACGTCGGTGATATTGCGTGCGTAGCGCAGTGCGCCATAACGTCGTCGCAGTAGCGCTGCCAACACCCCAAACACCACTGGACCGCGGGCGTTGCCGATATGCACATAGTTGTAGACGGTGGGGCCGCATACATACATAGTGGGGCATGCCGGGTCGAGCGGTTGGAACGGCTCGACTCTCCGATGAAGGGTGTTGTAAAGGTGCAGACTCATCACGGACCATCGCAGGAGCAATGTCGGATTCTAGCGCTTGAGATCGTGCATTGCGGCGTTCGCTGATACTTTGGGCTGCGATTGACTGCCAGATAGGTTTTGTTCAGCCCCATAGCAGCCCCGGTCTTACACTACGTTCCGTTAGTACACGCTTGAATGGGATTGATGCGCTTTCCATTGTTATTTTTCACCTGCTGCGTGTTGGCGTGTGTTGTGATGCCTTCGTGGGCCGTGCATCCCCGGAAGACTGATCTGAAGAATCTAGGTATCGTCGGGAACGTAAAGTTTGATTACGCCCGGGTGCTGAAGGTTGAACCGGTCTATCAGACGTGGCATGCCAGCCATGTTGAAGAGCAGTGCGATTCATCGTCGCTGGCTGAGTTTTCTCCCGATTTAGTCTCGGGGCCTGAAAGTCATAGAAAGATTTCGCGGATCATGGAGTTGGTAAAAGATCTGTTTGGTCATCACCGCACGCACGCATTGCAAGCGCCACCAACGGCTCCAACTAATACCCAGCGCAATTGCCGTATCGTCGAGGTGCCGCGCGAATTTCGCCGTCCGATTGCCTATGATGTTGATTACATTTATAAGGGCACGAAGTATCGCTCACGCCTTCCTGAAGATCCTGGGAATCTGTTACCTGTGCGAGTGCTGGTGACGCCTTACCTCAATGAACACAACTTCCCGCCGCCACGTTGAAAGCAAAGCGATATTTTTCAATGCGGGGTGCGATGCAGCGACAGCTCTGGGCTTACCGATGAACGGTACCTTGTTGGAGTTGCGCTGGTACCCCATGCATGGGAGGATGCGCACCCCTACAAATAAACCTTGATATGACACCAGCAGTGCTTGTTTGGCTTCCAGTTTGACCTTGCGTCTGCATCGGCTGGAATTCAGGGTTCTTAATGGGTAATTTGTGGAGTGTTTTGTCATCCGTTCAAAAAAACCCAGCCCGATGCTGGGTTTTTTCATTTTGGTGTTGCTACGGGTTCAATGATTAAAAATACTGCACATTCTGCGTACCTTGGTTGTTTCGCGGCGGCTCTTCATTGCAAATCATTGCAAAGGATCGATTGATGGCGTTGAAGCATTTTTTGAATACCCAGGACTGGAGCTGCTCTGAACTGGATGCACTGCTCACGCAAGCCCGTGCGTTCAAGCACAACAAGCTAGGGAACGCACTGAAGGACAAGTCGATCGCGTTGGTGTTCTTCAACCCGTCGATGCGTACCCGCACCAGCTTTGAACTAGGTGCGTTCCAGCTTGGTGGTCACGCCATTGTGTTACAGCCTGGCAAGGATGCGTGGCCGATCGAGTTCCATCTGGGCACAGTGATGGAGGGGGATGCTGAGGAACACATCTCGGAAGTCGCCAGGGTCCTGGGCCGTTACGTTGACCTCATCGGCGTGCGTGCGTTCCCGAAGTTTTCGGACTGGACTTACGATCGCCAAGACATCGTGCTCAACAGTTTTGCCAAATATTCGCCGGTGCCGGTGATCAACATGGAGACCATCACCCATCCGTGTCAGGAATTGGCGCATATCATGGCGTTGCAGGAATACTTTGGCACCTCGGACTTGCGTGGCAAGAAGTACGTATTGACCTGGACTTATCACCCCAAACCGTTGAATACGGCAGTGGCCAATTCGGCACTGACCATCGCCACTCGCTTGGGGATGGATGTGACCCTGTTGTGTCCAACGCCAGATTACGTCCTGGATGAGCGTTACATCGATTGGGCACGGCAGAACATTGCTGAGAGTGGCCGCACGTTTCAGGTCAGCCACGACATCGACAATGCCTACCGTGGTGCCGACGTGGTTTACGCCAAGAGTTGGGGCGCACTCCCGTTCTTTGGCAACTGGGCGATGGAAAAACCGATCCGCGACCAATACAGGCACTTTATTGTTGACGAAACCAAAATGACGTTGACCAACAACGCGGTGTTCTCGCATTGCTTGCCGTTGCGCCGTAACGTCAAGGCGACCGATGCAGTGATGGATGCATTTAACTGCATTGCCATTCATGAGGCTGAGAACCGTCTGCACGTGCAGAAGGCAATCATGGCCATACTCGCTTCCCAATAATTCACGATACTTTTTTGGAACTTCCCCCATGAGCAAGAAAGACATCGTCCTGGCCTTCTCCGGCGGACTCGACACCAGCTTTTGCATCCCATACCTTCAGGAGCAAGGCTATACCGTGCACACGGTGTTTGCCGACACGGGCGGTGTCGACGAAGAGGAGCGTGACTTCATTGAGAAACGCGCGGCTGAATGTGGTGTGGCCAGCCATCTGACCGTCGATGGTGGCCCCGCGATCTGGGAGGGCTTCGTCAAGCCTTTTGTCTGGGCTAGCGAAGCCTACCAAGGCCAGTACCCGCTCCTTGTTTCTGACCGTTACTTGATTGTGGATGCTGTACTCAAACGCGCCGATGCACTGGGCACGTGTGCGATCGCCCATGGGTGTACCGGAATGGGGAACGATCAGGTGCGTTTCGATCTTGCCATCAAGGCGCAGGGCGATTACACAATCATTGCGCCGATTCGTGAAATCCAGAAAGAACACCCCCACACCCGTACCTACGAACAGAAGTATTTGGAAGAACGTGGCTTCGGTGTCCGTGCCAAACAGAAGAACTATACGATCAATGAAAACTTACTGGGCATTACCCTGTCTGGTGGCGAGATCGACAAGTGGGAACCCCCCGGCGAGGGCGTCCGTGGCTGGTGCGCGCCGCGCAGCGCGTGGCCGACCGAGCCCCTGACGGCGGCCATCAAATTTGTTGAGGGCGAAGCCGTGGCGGTGGACGGTAAGCCGCTCCCCGGTGCTCAGATCCTGATGAAGCTCAACAAGCTTTTTGCTCCCTATGGGGTTGGCCGCGGTATTTACACCGGCGATACCGTCATTGGCTTGAAGGGCCGCATCGTATACGAAGCGCCTGGACTGAATGCGCTGCTGACCGCACATCGTGCGCTGGAGGAGGCGGTGTTGACCAAACAGCAGAACCGCTTCAAACCGCAGGTGGCGCGTAAATGGGTTGAACTGATTTACGAAGGTTTTTTCCATGATCCGTTGAAGACGGATTTGGAGTGTTTCTTGAAATCCTCCCAGGCCAAGGTGAACGGTGAGGTCGTGCTTGAAACCCGTGGTGGCCGTGTTGATGCCGTAGCGGTGCGCTCACCACACATCCTCAGCAGCAAGGGCGTGACCTATGCCCAGTCGGCCGACTGGGGTGTTGAGGAAGCCGAGGGGTTCATCAAGCTGTTTGGTATGAGCTCCACCTTATACGCTCAGGTGAATCGCTCACTGGGCCCCTGACCTTGGCGTGCAACCGTAGGCGCCTTGTCGTACGGCAGTGCTTTTGTTCCTTGTGCCAACGGCCTTGTTCACATACCGGAGCAGGGACATACCATTTGTTTTCACTTGTCTGGACGCGGTCCATGAGCCCACCTTGCAGCAGCACCGCAAAAAACATGTGTTGGAGATGGAACCTGCATTCCGTCATTTCCTGGATGACGCAATGCACGGACACTGTTGTCTTCCCCTTTAGACAACGCTATCCCGCTGCGTGCATCGCCAGCCGTGAGCAACTGTATCGATGCAGCAGGGCAGATGATGTTCATACGCAGGGTCATCGATCGTTTTATATAAGGCGCTTGCATATTGCTGAAGTCATCCCTCCGCCAGTGCAACGGCGGAGGGATATTCTGCCGGCCATAGGTGACATTGATGGAGTATCTCTCCAACCCCATGTTGACGTACCGCTTGCGTCACAGCGGCTGCCCGACCCGATGCGGCCTGACCTTACCGGGCACGTGTGGCGATGCATGACAGGGTGCAACCGGCAGTGGAGATCACCATGTGTTTTGTTTCCACAGGCAGTGAGCGCAGTGCATGATCGCCTACAGCGATATTCCAAGAGCGGATTGTCTGCGGTACTGGCGATGCTGGCGTGCTTGACGTGTTGCACATCGCACCTGCGATGCTGTGCTTGCAGCGTGCGATGCCCGTCTGCCTGCGCCCGTCCCAGCTTGGCTACTTCAGCGTCTCTATGAAGGCCGGTACATGAGTGTGTTGCTGGATAGCACCCTGAATCACCTTGAGCAATTGGTATCCTTCGATACCCGTAACCCGCCGCGCGCCATCGGTACCGACGGGATCTTCTCCTATGTGACGGCCCACCTGCCGGGCTTCCATCTTGAAACGACGGATCATGGCGCCGGTGCGGTCAGCCTGTATGCCGTGCGTGGCGCCCCCAAGATCCTATTCAATGTACACCTGGATACGGTCCCGGATTCGCCGGCATGGAGTGCGGATCCACATGTGATGCGCCGTACTGCAGATCGCGTCATTGGGTTGGGTGTGTGTGACATCAAGGGCGCTGCGGCGGCACTGTTGGCCGCGGTCCAGGCGAGTGATGGCGCTGCCGCGCTCCTGTTTACCTCCGACGAGGAGGCGAACGATCCGCGCGGCGTCGCCGCCTTCCTGAAACGCGGTATACCTTATGAAGCCGTCTTGGTGGCCGAGCCGACCATGAGTCAAGCCGTGCTGGCACATCGCGGTATCAGTGCGGTCTCGATGACATTTACCGGCTGCGCCGGTCATGCTGCGGGCGAACAACCACCCGCTGCCAGTGCCCTGCATCAGGCGATGCGCTGGGGCGTCCGTGCCCTTGATTACGCCGCCTCATTGGCCCATGAGCGTTTCGGTGGTTTGACGGGGCTGCGTTTCAACATCGGACGGCTCGAAGGAGGTATCAAAGCCAATATGATTGCACCGACCGCCGAAGTGCGTTTTGGCGTCCGTCCCTTGCCATCCATGGATGTGGATCAACTCCTGGCGACCTTCGCTGGGTTTGCGATACCGGCGGCGTCCTTCCAAGAAACGTTCCGCGGACCCAGCTTACCGTCCGGTGGTATAGCAGCGGCTGAGGCGCGGCGGCTGGCGGCCCGTGATGTGGCTGAGGTACTGGGCTTACCGATGGGTCATGCGGTGGACTTCTGGACAGAGGCTTCACTCTTTTCGGCTTGTGGCTACACTGCCCTGGTCTACGGACCAGGAGATATTGCCCAGGCGCACACTGCCGACGAATTTGTCACGCTCCAGCAGTTGCAGCGCTACGCCGCATCGGTCCATCGCATCATCAGTACCTCGTAATTCTCGTTCTCATCACTTATTGGGCGCCGTCAGGCGTGTCCGTCCTTCCATCACCGCGAATGCAATGCACGCCAACATACAGACTCGACAGACCATCATTCGCCTGCTGTCAAGCATGGCCAGCGCTAAAGAAATCAGCCAATACCTCAAGCGTTTCTCACAGTTGGACGCCAAGCGTTTTGCCCTGGTCAAAGTGGGCGGTGCAGTACTGCGCGACGATTTGGAGGCGTTGACCTCTTCCCTCTCATTCCTGCAAGACGTTGGTCTGACGCCGATTGTTCTGCATGGTGTCGGCCCGCAGTTAGACAAAGAATTAGCTGCTGCCGGCATTCACAAGCAGACCGTCAACGGCTTACGTGTGACCTTGCCGGAGACAATGGCGATCGTCCGCAAAGTCTTTCATGCCTCCAACCTTGAACTAGTCGAAGCGTTACAGCGCAACGGTGCACGCGCCACCTCGATCATTGGGGGCGTGTTCGAGGCGCACTACCTGGACCTAGAGACCTACGGCCTCGTCGGCGGCATCACAGCCGTCAACCTCGCCCCGATCGAGGCCAGCCTCCGTGCCGCTTCGATTCCGGTGATGACGAGCCTGGGCGAGACACCCAGTGGACAGATTCTCAATGTCAACGCTGATGTGGCTGCCAATGAATTGGTGCAAGTCCTCAAGCCTTACAAAATCATTTTTCTCACCGGCACCGGCGGTTTACTTGATGCTGATGGAAAACTCATTGATTCAATCAACCTGTCTACCGAATACGAACAACTGATCCAGCAGCCCTGGGTCTATGGCGGCATGAAAGTCAAGATTGAGCAGATCAAACACCTCCTCGATCGGCTGCCGTTGGAATCTTCGGTGTCCATCACCCGTCCTGCTGATCTAGCCAAAGAATTGTTTACTCACAAAGGCTCCGGCACGCTGGTGCGGCGTGGCGAGCGGGTACGGCGCGTGACGGCATGGAAGGACTTGGACTTGCTGCGCCTCCAGCACCTCATCGAATCCAGTTTCGGCCGCGCCCTGGTCCCGGATTACTTTGAAAAAACCCCCTTACTGCGCGCATATGTCAGCGAGAACTACCGCGCTGCGGTGATCCTGACCGACGTTGGCGACGTGCCATACCTAGATAAATTTGCCGTGCTGGACGACGCGCAGGGGGAAGGGCTGGGCCGTGCAGTGTGGAGTGTGATGCGCGAAGAAACGCCGCAGCTGTTCTGGCGTTCCCGCCACAACAACCCAGCCAATGTTTTTTACTACGCGGAATCCGATGGCTGCTACAAACAGGAACACTGGAAGGTCTTTTGGAGTGGACTGCACAACTTTGAACAGATCCAGCCATGCGTGGCCCACTGTGCCCTGCACCCCCGGACCCTGGAGGATTGAAGATGCTCCATGACCCGCTACGGCGGGGCTACCCTGAACTACCACGGCGCTGCAGTGCACCTGCCATCCTAGCCTTGTCACAGAGACGTGCTGCGATGACTGGGACACCGCGATCCTCAGCAGTGGCCCAGAGACACCAGCGTACCGGCCCCGGAATGCATTGCGGCAT
This region of Xylella taiwanensis genomic DNA includes:
- a CDS encoding SufE family protein, with protein sequence MIDHPFPLESTATAAQAAIVEEFSCFGDWSERYQYLIDLGRKLPLFPEIWKTEEHRLHGCQSMVWIVPEGNSEHLNFYGTSDSAIVSGLIYLALRVYSGRSAAEILGTPSNYITNIDLAKHLSPTRNNGVAAMLDFIRNTAQALTA
- a CDS encoding acetylglutamate kinase, encoding MHANIQTRQTIIRLLSSMASAKEISQYLKRFSQLDAKRFALVKVGGAVLRDDLEALTSSLSFLQDVGLTPIVLHGVGPQLDKELAAAGIHKQTVNGLRVTLPETMAIVRKVFHASNLELVEALQRNGARATSIIGGVFEAHYLDLETYGLVGGITAVNLAPIEASLRAASIPVMTSLGETPSGQILNVNADVAANELVQVLKPYKIIFLTGTGGLLDADGKLIDSINLSTEYEQLIQQPWVYGGMKVKIEQIKHLLDRLPLESSVSITRPADLAKELFTHKGSGTLVRRGERVRRVTAWKDLDLLRLQHLIESSFGRALVPDYFEKTPLLRAYVSENYRAAVILTDVGDVPYLDKFAVLDDAQGEGLGRAVWSVMREETPQLFWRSRHNNPANVFYYAESDGCYKQEHWKVFWSGLHNFEQIQPCVAHCALHPRTLED
- a CDS encoding argininosuccinate synthase, yielding MSKKDIVLAFSGGLDTSFCIPYLQEQGYTVHTVFADTGGVDEEERDFIEKRAAECGVASHLTVDGGPAIWEGFVKPFVWASEAYQGQYPLLVSDRYLIVDAVLKRADALGTCAIAHGCTGMGNDQVRFDLAIKAQGDYTIIAPIREIQKEHPHTRTYEQKYLEERGFGVRAKQKNYTINENLLGITLSGGEIDKWEPPGEGVRGWCAPRSAWPTEPLTAAIKFVEGEAVAVDGKPLPGAQILMKLNKLFAPYGVGRGIYTGDTVIGLKGRIVYEAPGLNALLTAHRALEEAVLTKQQNRFKPQVARKWVELIYEGFFHDPLKTDLECFLKSSQAKVNGEVVLETRGGRVDAVAVRSPHILSSKGVTYAQSADWGVEEAEGFIKLFGMSSTLYAQVNRSLGP
- a CDS encoding N-acetylornithine carbamoyltransferase translates to MALKHFLNTQDWSCSELDALLTQARAFKHNKLGNALKDKSIALVFFNPSMRTRTSFELGAFQLGGHAIVLQPGKDAWPIEFHLGTVMEGDAEEHISEVARVLGRYVDLIGVRAFPKFSDWTYDRQDIVLNSFAKYSPVPVINMETITHPCQELAHIMALQEYFGTSDLRGKKYVLTWTYHPKPLNTAVANSALTIATRLGMDVTLLCPTPDYVLDERYIDWARQNIAESGRTFQVSHDIDNAYRGADVVYAKSWGALPFFGNWAMEKPIRDQYRHFIVDETKMTLTNNAVFSHCLPLRRNVKATDAVMDAFNCIAIHEAENRLHVQKAIMAILASQ
- the cysS gene encoding cysteine--tRNA ligase, which codes for MSLHLYNTLHRRVEPFQPLDPACPTMYVCGPTVYNYVHIGNARGPVVFGVLAALLRRRYGALRYARNITDVDDKINAAAQEQGLPISAITERFSAAYRRDMRKLGVEPPDIEPEATAHIPHIIAMIERLIERQHAYAAAGHVLFAVNSFPDYGQLSRRDPEEMLAGARVEIAPYKRDPSDFVLWKPSNETLPGWDSPWGRGRPGWHIECSAMAAAHLGETIDIHAGGIDLQFPHHENEIAQSRCAHGSTTFARVWMHNGMLNFNGAKMSKSLGNIETVHALTTKHPPEALRYALLSAHYRKPLDWSETLITQSVRTLNRLYGTLRDLAAYPAHPTIPANVEAALDDDLNTPQALAELATLANEARIRLADTKNHASAEATSLARLKAELLGAGLVLGLLQQTPDAWFSQGTSDSDETHIQALIEARRTAKQARDFVRADAIRAQLAAAGIVLEDTPQGVRWIKQYP
- a CDS encoding acetylornithine deacetylase; translated protein: MSVLLDSTLNHLEQLVSFDTRNPPRAIGTDGIFSYVTAHLPGFHLETTDHGAGAVSLYAVRGAPKILFNVHLDTVPDSPAWSADPHVMRRTADRVIGLGVCDIKGAAAALLAAVQASDGAAALLFTSDEEANDPRGVAAFLKRGIPYEAVLVAEPTMSQAVLAHRGISAVSMTFTGCAGHAAGEQPPAASALHQAMRWGVRALDYAASLAHERFGGLTGLRFNIGRLEGGIKANMIAPTAEVRFGVRPLPSMDVDQLLATFAGFAIPAASFQETFRGPSLPSGGIAAAEARRLAARDVAEVLGLPMGHAVDFWTEASLFSACGYTALVYGPGDIAQAHTADEFVTLQQLQRYAASVHRIISTS